One window from the genome of Glycine soja cultivar W05 chromosome 12, ASM419377v2, whole genome shotgun sequence encodes:
- the LOC114378621 gene encoding probable methionine--tRNA ligase has product MTENLKAPKLPVEGKRNILITSALPYVNNVPHLGNIIGCVLSADVFARYCRLRGYNAIYICGTDEYGTATETKAMEENCSPKEICDKYHAIHKEVYNWFNISFDEFGRTSSPEQTEVCQAIFKKIFENKWLSENTMQQLYCNTCERFLADRLVEGTCPTPGCEYDSARGDQCEKCGKLLNPTELKNPGCKVCQKTPRIRDTDHLFLELPLLKDRLEKYISEMSVVGGWSQNAIQTTNSWLREGLKPRCITRDLKWGVPVPHEKYSDKVFYVWFDAPIGYVSITSSYTRDWEKWWKNPENVELYQFMGKDNVPFHTVMFPSTLLGTSENWTLMKTISVTEYLNYEAGKFSKSKGIGVFGNDAKDTNIPVEVWRYYLLTNRPEVSDTLFTWSDLQAKLNSELLNNLGNFINRVLSFIAKPAGQGYDSIIPSVPDDVSGDSHGPTKKLADKVAAYIDQYIEAMEKVKLKQGLKVAMSISSEGNAYLQEAEFWRLYKENKSLCSLVMKTAAGIVYLLACLLEPFIPSFTLEVFKQLNLPVDTHVSLCDDKGDIDRVKRPWDIISASHKIGTPKPLFRELKDEEVKFYRKKFAGSQADRIVRAEAEAQNVAEQLKKTKVSDGNVKKKPAKSLNEVKNKAESF; this is encoded by the exons ATGACAGAGAATCTGAAAGCGCCGAAGCTTCCCGTCGAAGGAAAGCGCAACATTCTCATCACCAGTGCCTTGCCTTACGTCAACAATGTTCCTCACCTCGGAAACATCATTGGAT GCGTGTTGAGTGCTGATGTGTTCGCTCGCTACTGTCGGCTTCGCGGTTATAACGCTATTTACATCTGCGGTACTGATGAGTATGGAACCGCCACTGAGACTAAAGCCATGGAAGAAAACTGCTCTCCCAAAGAGATTTGTGACAA ATACCATGCTATTCATAAGGAGGTCTACAATTGGTTCAATATAAGTTTTGATGAATTTGGGCGGACGTCATCCCCTGAGCAAACTGAAGTTTGCCAAGCaattttcaaaaagatattCGAAAACAAGTGGCTATCCGAGAACACAATGCAGCAG CTTTACTGCAACACCTGTGAAAGGTTCTTGGCTGATAGGCTTGTGGAGGGAACCTGCCCGACTCCTGGCTGCGAGTATGATTCTGCCCGAGGAGACCAGTGTGAGAAGTGTGGAAAGCTTCTAAATCCAACAGAATTGAAAAATCCCGGATGCAAG GTTTGTCAGAAAACTCCTCGTATTCGTGATACAGATCACTTGTTTCTTGAACTCCCCctattgaaagatagattggaAAAATACATCAGTGAGATGTCTGTGGTTGGTGGATGGAGTCAAAATGCTATCCAAACAACAAATTCATGGCTTAGAGAAGGGTTAAAGCCACGCTGTATTACAAGGGATCTAAAGTGGGGGGTTCCGGTTCCACATGAAAAATACAGTGACAAG GTTTTCTATGTATGGTTTGATGCACCTATTGGATATGTCTCAATCACTTCGAGCTACACACGTGATTGGGAGAAATGGTGGAAAAACCCAGAGAATGTGGAGCTGTATCAGTTTATGGGCAAGGACAATGTGCCATTCCATACT GTGATGTTTCCATCTACTCTACTTGGAACTAGTGAAAATTGGACTTTAATGAAGACTATTAGTGTTACTGAATACTTGAATTATGAAGCAG GGAAGTTTTCTAAGAGCAAAGGTATCGGAGTTTTTGGTAATGATGCGAAAGATACTAATATTCCAGTTGAAGTATGGAGATATTACTTGCTCACTAATAGGCCGGAG GTATCAGATACGTTATTTACGTGGTCGGACTTGCAAGCTAAATTAAATAGTGAGTTATTGAATAATTTGGGCAACTTTATCAACCGAGTTTTGAGTTTTATTGCCAAACCTGCAG GGCAAGGATATGATTCCATTATCCCCTCTGTTCCTGATGATGTAAGTGGTGACTCCCATGGTCCGACCAAAAAATTGGCTGATAAAGTTGCTGCATATATAGACCAATACATAGAAGCAATGGAGAAG GTTAAACTAAAGCAAGGGTTGAAAGTCGCAATGAGCATATCCAGCGAGGGAAATGCATATCTGCAG GAAGCTGAATTCTGGCGCCTCTACAAGGAAAACAAATCTCTCTGCTCCCTTGTCATGAAAACTGCAGCTGGGATTGTATATCTTCTTGCTTGTTTGTTAGAACCTTTTATTCCATCTTTCACTCTTGAA GTATTTAAGCAGCTAAATTTGCCTGTGGATACACATGTTTCACTTTGTGACGATAAAGGAGACATTGATAGGGTAAAAAGACCCTGGGATATCATAAGTGCTAGTCATAAAATTGGAACACCCAAGCCATTGTTCAGGGAACTG AAAGATGAAGAGGTGAAGTTCTACAGGAAGAAGTTCGCAGGAAGTCAAGCTGATAGGATTGTGCGTGCAGAGGCCGAAGCTCAGAATGTTGCTGAGCAACTGAAGAAAACGAAAGTTTCAG ATGGCAATGTAAAGAAAAAACCAGCAAAATCGTTAAATGAAGTCAAAAATAAAGCTGAATCATTCTGA
- the LOC114379793 gene encoding probable methionine--tRNA ligase, producing the protein MAENLIAPKLPVEGKRNILITSALPYVNNVPHLGNIIGCVLSADVFARYCRLRGYNAIYICGTDEYGTATETKAMEENCSPKEICDKYHAIHKEVYNWFNISFDEFGRTSSPEQTEVCQAIFRKIFENKWLSENTMQQLYCNTCERFLADRLVEGTCPTPGCEYDSARGDQCEKCGKLLNPTELKNPRCKVCQKTPHIRDTDHLFLELPLLKDRLEKYISEMSVVGGWSQNAIQTTNSWLREGLKPRCITRDLKWGVPVPHEKYSDKVFYVWFDAPIGYVSITSCYTREWEKWWKNPENVELYQFMGKDNVPFHTVMFPSTLLGTSENWTLMKTISVTEYLNYEAGKFSKSKGIGVFGNDAKDTNIPVEVWRYYLLTNRPEVSDTLFTWPDLQAKLNSELLNNLGNFINRVLSFIAKPAGQGYDSIIPSVPDNVSGDSHGPTKKLADKVAAYIDQYIEAMEKVKLKQGLKTAMSISSEGNAYLQEAEFWRLYKENKSLCSLVMKTAAGIVYLLACLLEPFIPSFTLEVFKQLNLPADTHVSLSDDKGDVDRVKRPWDIISAGHKIGTPKPLFRELKDEEVEFYRKKFAGSQADRIVRAEAEAQNVAEQLKKTKVSDGNGKKKPGKSSNEAKNKAAAEPDITITRLDIRVGLIIKAQKHPDADALYVEEIDVGEEQTRTVVSGLVKFIPLDEMQNRKVCVLCNLKPVTMRGIKSQAMVLAASDGDHTKVELVEPPSSAQPGERITFPGYEGNPDELLNPKKKVWETLQVDLHTNEELVACYKNVPLTTSAGVCKVSSISCGSIR; encoded by the exons ATGGCAGAGAATCTGATAGCGCCGAAGCTTCCCGTCGAAGGAAAGCGCAACATTCTCATCACCAGTGCCTTGCCTTACGTCAACAACGTTCCTCACCTCGGCAACATCATTGGAT GCGTGTTGAGTGCTGATGTATTCGCTCGCTACTGTCGGCTTCGCGGTTATAACGCTATTTACATCTGCGGTACTGATGAGTATGGAACTGCCACTGAGACTAAAGCCATGGAAGAAAACTGCTCTCCCAAAGAGATTTGTGACAA ATATCATGCTATTCATAAGGAGGTCTACAATTGGTTCAATATAAGTTTTGATGAATTTGGACGGACGTCATCCCCTGAGCAAACTGAAGTTTGCCAAGCAATTTTCAGAAAGATATTCGAAAACAAGTGGCTATCCGAGAACACAATGCAGCAG CTTTACTGCAACACCTGTGAAAGGTTCTTGGCTGATAGGCTTGTGGAGGGAACCTGCCCGACTCCTGGCTGCGAGTATGATTCTGCCCGAGGAGACCAGTGTGAGAAGTGTGGAAAGCTTTTAAATCCAACAGAATTGAAAAATCCCAGATGCAAG GTTTGTCAGAAAACTCCTCATATTCGTGATACAGATCACTTGTTTCTTGAACTCCCCCTATTAAAAGATAGATTGGAAAAATACATCAGTGAGATGTCTGTGGTTGGTGGATGGAGTCAAAATGCTATCCAAACAACAAATTCATGGCTTAGAGAAGGGTTAAAGCCACGCTGTATTACGAGGGATCTAAAGTGGGGGGTTCCTGTTCCACATGAAAAATACAGTGACAAG GTTTTCTATGTTTGGTTTGATGCACCTATTGGATATGTCTCAATTACTTCGTGCTACACACGTGAATGGGAGAAATGGTGGAAAAACCCAGAGAATGTGGAGCTGTATCAGTTTATGGGCAAGGACAATGTGCCATTCCACACT GTGATGTTTCCATCTACTCTACTTGGAACTAGTGAAAATTGGACTTTAATGAAGACTATTAGTGTTACTGAATACTTGAATTATGAAGCAG GGAAGTTTTCTAAGAGCAAAGGTATTGGGGTTTTTGGTAATGATGCGAAAGATACTAATATTCCAGTTGAAGTATGGAGATATTACTTGCTCACAAATAGGCCGGAG GTATCAGATACGTTATTTACATGGCCGGACTTGCAAGCTAAACTAAATAGTGAGTTACTGAATAATTTGGGCAACTTTATCAACCGAGTTTTGAGTTTTATTGCCAAACCTGCAG GGCAAGGATATGATTCCATTATCCCCTCTGTTCCTGATAATGTAAGTGGTGACTCCCATGGTCCGACCAAAAAGTTGGCTGATAAAGTTGCTGCATATATAGACCAATACATAGAAGCAATGGAGAAG GTTAAACTGAAGCAAGGGTTGAAAACTGCAATGAGCATATCCAGCGAGGGAAATGCATATCTGCAG GAAGCTGAATTCTGGCGCCTCTACAAGGAAAACAAATCTCTCTGCTCTCTTGTCATGAAAACTGCAGCTGGGATTGTATATCTTCTTGCTTGTTTGTTAGAACCTTTTATCCCATCTTTCACTCTTGAA GTATTTAAGCAGCTAAATTTGCCTGCGGATACACATGTTTCACTTAGTGATGATAAAGGAGATGTTGATAGGGTAAAAAGACCCTGGGATATCATAAGTGCTGGTCATAAAATTGGAACACCCAAGCCATTGTTCAGGGAACTG AAAGATGAAGAGGTGGAGTTCTACAGGAAGAAGTTCGCAGGAAGTCAAGCTGATAGGATTGTGCGTGCAGAGGCCGAAGCTCAGAATGTTGCTGAGCAACTGAAGAAAACGAAAGTTTCAG ATGgcaatggaaagaaaaaaccaGGAAAATCATCAAATGAAGCCAAAAATAAAGCTGCTGCTGAACCAGATATTACCATCACAAGGCTTGATATCCGGGTTGGCCTCATAATAAAAGCTCAAAAACATCCTGATGCAGATGCACTATATGTTGAAGAGATTGACGTCGGTGAAGAACAGACCAGAACTGTTGTCAGTGGGCTTGTCAAATTTATACCACTCGATGAAATGCAG AACCGAAAGGTCTGTGTTCTTTGCAACCTAAAGCCAGTAACCATGAGGGGCATTAAATCTCAAGCAATGGTTCTTGCTGCTTCCGATGGTGATCACACCAAG GTTGAGTTGGTTGAGCCTCCCAGTTCTGCTCAACCAGGAGAAAGAATTACATTCCCTGGGTATGAAGGTAATCCTGATGAACTCTTAAACCCAAAGAAGAAAGTTTGGGAAACATTGCAAGTCGATTTGCACACAAATGAGGAACTGGTGGCATGCTACAAAAATGTTCCACTCACCACATCAGCTGGCGTTTGCAAGGTTTCATCCATAAGCTGTGGATCCATAAGGTAG